In the genome of Arthrobacter alpinus, the window GTCCCGTGTGGTGTCATATCCGTAGATGGAGTCATTGACGAGAGCCACACCGAAATCATTTTCACGCACCAACACGAACCGGTGCATCGACGTCTCAAATTTCGCAGCCTCCCAGCTGGTGTTCGTGTGCGTCACCCGGGACTGGAAGCCAAACTGTGTTTCGGCCTCGGTATGAGAGGCCTGCACGTCCAGCGGGAATGCCAGCTTGAGCAGTTTTTCCGTCTCCTGCCAGTCAATGTCGTTGACGATGCGCAGGGTTCGCTCCCCCGGGGCCAACGTGAGTGTCTGTGTGACCGTCGATTGGGAGAATGCACGCTCGATGACCACCTCGGCCGTGCCCTCAACCAGACGTGAGCGGATGCCGGTGACTTCGCGCAGGTCGGTGACCCGGTTGCGATAGTAACGGTCGATGTCCCAGGCATCCCACATGTTGGGAAAGTCCTGGTGCAGCTGCAGGAGATTCGCGGCCTGACCCTCGGCCACAGCCTCGCGTCCGGTGCTTCGATCGACGGCGGAGACAATGAGACCCTCGTTCGAGATGCGCACCGTGACCAGCCCGTTCTCCAGGACGAGGTGGTCACCAGAGGTGTCCAGCGAGACCTGATCGGTCGATGCTGCGGGCGCTGTGGCACCGAGGGGTGCCGGGCCCGCCACCGAGACCGGTGAGAACACGAGTTCCCGGTCGCCCTCGCCCGCGAGCGACCGGCGTGCACCATCCGAGATGGCCCGTGCCCGTGCGATGACGTCCTCCAGGACGCTGACAGCTTCACGATGGACCCACGCGATGGAGGTGCCGGGCAGAATATCGTGGAACTCATGCAGCAGGACCTGCTGCCAGAGCTCATCCAGTTCCTCCTGCGGATAGGCGGCACCGTTGCGCACAGCATCCGTGGTGGCCCACAGCTCTGCCTCAACCAGTGCGTGCTCGGCCCAGCGGTGGCGCGACTTGGTGCCGTGCTGGCTGGTGAGCGTGCCGCGGTGCAGTTCCAGGTACAGCTCCCCCACCCAGACGGCGGGATTCGGAAGCTCGGCCTTGGCCGCGTCGAAGAACGTGTCCGGGTGCTCCCATTCGACCCTGGCGCTGCCCTCAAGGTCGTTCATGCGCGCGGCACGGCCAACCATTTCGCGTGTGGTGCCGCCGCCGCCGTCGCCCCAGCCAACCGGGGCAATGGACCTGGTGGCCACGCGGTTTTCCTTGAACTGTCGGGACGCCTTGGCCACCTCCATGCCCGAAAGCTGCGAGTTGTACGTGTCCATGGGCGGGAAGTGCGTGAACATCTGCGAACCGTCGATGCCCTCCCACAGGAAGGTGTGGTGCGGGAAGACGTTTTGCTGGTTCCAGGAGATCTTCTGCGTGAAGAACCATTCAAAGCCGGCTCGACGCATCAGCTGGGGCAGTGCCGGGGAGTAACCGAAACTGTCGGGAAGCCAGACGCCCTTGGACCGGATTCCGAATTCGCGCTCGAAGAACCGCTGACCGTGGGAGAACTGGCGCACCAGCGACTCCCCGGTGGGCATGACTGTGTCGGATTCAACCCACATGCCACCCAGCGGCAGGAAGCGGCCCTCGGCGACGGCTGCCTTGACGCGCTCAAACACTTCGGGGCGGTGCTCCTTGAGCCACGCATACTGCTGAGCACTGGACATGCCGTACTGGAATTCAGGCTGCTCATCCAGGAGTGCAACCATCGACGACGATGTTCGGGCCACCTTGCGGACCGTCTCGCGCAGCGGCCACAACCAGGCCGAGTCGATGTGGGCGTGGCCGATGGCCGAGATGCGGTGGGCGCTGGCGTCGGCCGGGGAGGCGAGCACCTCGACAAGCTGGGCGCGGGCGTCCCCTGCAGTCTCCACAATGCGCTGCAGGTCAAGCTCATCGAGGGCGTTGTCGAGGGCCTGCAGAATGCGCATGCGTCGCGGCGCCGTGGCGGGAAGCTCGGCCTGCAGCTCAAAGAGCACCTCGAGGTCCAGGGCAAGTTCAAAGACCTCGGGCTCGAAGACGGCCAGGTCCATCCGGCGCGCACGGTACAGCTTGTCCTTTGAGGAGGTGAGGATGTCACCCTCCTGTGTGGGGAGGAAGGGGTGGTAGTCAAGCAGCACGGGATTGGCTGCGGCCTCCAGGAAGAATTCCACCAGCTCCTCACCCTCGGCGGCGTCGGCGATGGGCAGCCACTGGTTGCGCGGGTTGAGGCTCTTCACCGGGGTGCCATCGGGCCGGTAGGCAAGCGCCTCGCACTGGAATCCGGTCATGTTGACGTCGAAGCCGAGGTCTATCAAGGCCTCAACGCGGCGCCCGGCCCATTCTGCCGGAACCGCCCCGGTGAGGCGGAACCACGTGGTTCCCCACGCTGGGCCCCAGTCGTCACCCACCCGCGCAGGTGTGTATTCGAGCGCGAGGCCCTCGACAGGGGTGATCGGCTCGCCTGGCAGTTCGTGGCACTCGATCGTCAAGGGCACTGATGCCGAGTGGACGGCAGGGCGGATGCGCTCCTCGAGTACGCGTTTAACGCGTCCGATCGTGAGTGCTGTGTCGTCATGCATGGATGATTCTCCCGGGGCTTGAAAGTTACTAAAACGCTCTAGTAAAAGAGTCTAAAACAATGTCTGGCGGAATCGACACCCGCCGGCGAAACCAAGTGACGGGCCAGGGGAACCGAAGCCCCATCAGCCCTTGACTCCACCTTCTTCCACGCCGCGGAAGAAATGCTTCTGCAGCGCTGCGAACAGCAAAATGATCGGGATAAGTGCGATCATTGTCCCTGCCGCGATGACTCGCGGATTGGCGGCGAAGTTTGAGTTGAGGTACTGCATCCCCACCGTGAGCGTGTAGTTCGCAGGGTCGGAGAGCACCACGAGCGGCCAAAGGAAGTCATCCCATGCACCAATGAAGGAGAACAGCGCCACAACAGAGACCATGCCGCGAATGTTCGGCCATACAATATGGCGCAGCCGCTGCATGGTGTTTGCGCCGTCGATGGTCGCCGCATCCAGCGTGTCCGGATGGATCATCCGGCAGGCCGCCATCATCAAAAGCACATTGATCGCAGCGATTGCACCTGGCAGGAACACGCCCCACAGGGTATTGGCGAGTCCGAGCGATTTGATGGTCAGGTACTGGCTGGTCAACGTTACCTCGCCGGGCAGCAGCAAGGTTGAGAAGAAGATGGCCAGAATGACCCACTTGAAGCGGAACTTCATCGTCCCCAGTGCGTAGCCACCGAGAGTCGCAAACACGACGTTGGTAATAACTGTTCCCACGCCGATGATCAGGGAATGCCACGCGTAGTCGAGCACGGGGATGGTGCGGAAAACCTCACCGTAGTTGGCCAGGGTGGGCTCCGCAGGAATGAGCGACGGCGGAAAGTCGTAGATGTTCTCGCCGGCACCCTTCAGCGATGTCGACAGCTGCCACAGGAACGGGAACACCATGATCACGAGCACGCCGAGCAGGAGCCCGTACTTGCCAATGAGACCACCCAGTGACGGTTTCATGATGTCTGCCGAGCCGCGTGCGCGGTACGCCTTCTCGCGGGGAATCTTCATGTCATGTTTGGACGTCTTGATGGTCATCGCACAAGCTCCTTCAAGTCCTCAACTGCAACTTCGGGCACCGCGGCACCAACCACCGAGGTGGGGGCCGGGGTCCGCTTGGCGAGCCTGGCTGCTCGCCGGCTGGCCAGGGCGTCCCTGATGGTTTCGCCATTGTTGACGACGGCGACGATCGACAGGGGCACGAGCGTCAGCAGGAACAGGACCAGCGAGATGGCTGAGGCGTACCCAACCTGCCCGTTGAGGCCCTTGCCCATTTCCTGGATCATCATGACCATGCTCATTGCCTGGCCACCAGGTCCCCCCGATCCGTGGGAGAGTACATAGAGCTCGGTGAAAACCCGCATGGCGCCCACGCAGACCAGGACCGAAACAAGCATCATCGGCCCGCGCACTCCAGGAACCGTCACCGCCCAGAAGCGGCGCCAGCGTCCGGCACCGTCCATCGCGGCAGCCTCATGCTGCTCTCGCCCGACATTGCCGAGGGCGGCAAGGTAGACCACCATGTAGTAGCCCACCCCCTTCCACACCGTCAGCCCGATTGCACACCCGATCAGCAGCCACCGGTCCGAGAGGAACTCGATGGGACGGTCGGCAAGCCCGAAGTAGCTCAGGGCCGAATTGACGGTGCCGCTTCCCGAGAACAGGAACTCCCAGACAATCGCGACCACTACCGCCGATGCAATCACAGGGAAATAGAAGGTGGTGCGGAAGAATCCGATTGCCGGCACCTTGCTGTTCACCAGGAGCGCGAGGAGCAGGGGCAGGAATGTCAGCAGCGGAACGCAGACGATCACATACACAATCGAGGTAGTCAGCGCGTAGCTGAACCGCTCATCCTCGAACATTTTCTGAAAGTTTGCCAGCCCCACAAACGCTGCGGGACGAAGTGGGCGTGCATCCGTGAACGCGAGGACAATCGTGTTCAGGAACGGCCACAGGGCGAACACAAACACCCAGATCACGCCCGGCGCTACGAGCAAATATGGTGTGTACCAGTTCTGTCGTCTCATGGTTATCTATTGCCCCTTCGTCCGTTGCCGACTATTAGTCGACGACGTTCTGCTCTGCATAGGTCACTGACTTCGTGAGTGCTTCCTCGGCCGAGATCTCACCCTTGACCGCGAGTGCGATCTGCTGCTGGGCGTAGTTGTTCATGGCTTCCGTGAACTGGGGCGCGCCCAACATGCGCGCGTCGCTCATCTGCGACGCTGCCAGCTCGTTCGCCGTCTTCTGCATGTCGTTCTTGGCACTCTCCGCAAACACCGAGACGTCCTTGTTGGCCTCGATGGTTCCGGGGAAGAAGCCGACGGCGAGCTTGACGAAGTCGATCTGGTT includes:
- a CDS encoding carbohydrate ABC transporter permease, with amino-acid sequence MRRQNWYTPYLLVAPGVIWVFVFALWPFLNTIVLAFTDARPLRPAAFVGLANFQKMFEDERFSYALTTSIVYVIVCVPLLTFLPLLLALLVNSKVPAIGFFRTTFYFPVIASAVVVAIVWEFLFSGSGTVNSALSYFGLADRPIEFLSDRWLLIGCAIGLTVWKGVGYYMVVYLAALGNVGREQHEAAAMDGAGRWRRFWAVTVPGVRGPMMLVSVLVCVGAMRVFTELYVLSHGSGGPGGQAMSMVMMIQEMGKGLNGQVGYASAISLVLFLLTLVPLSIVAVVNNGETIRDALASRRAARLAKRTPAPTSVVGAAVPEVAVEDLKELVR
- a CDS encoding carbohydrate ABC transporter permease; translation: MTIKTSKHDMKIPREKAYRARGSADIMKPSLGGLIGKYGLLLGVLVIMVFPFLWQLSTSLKGAGENIYDFPPSLIPAEPTLANYGEVFRTIPVLDYAWHSLIIGVGTVITNVVFATLGGYALGTMKFRFKWVILAIFFSTLLLPGEVTLTSQYLTIKSLGLANTLWGVFLPGAIAAINVLLMMAACRMIHPDTLDAATIDGANTMQRLRHIVWPNIRGMVSVVALFSFIGAWDDFLWPLVVLSDPANYTLTVGMQYLNSNFAANPRVIAAGTMIALIPIILLFAALQKHFFRGVEEGGVKG
- a CDS encoding alpha-mannosidase yields the protein MHDDTALTIGRVKRVLEERIRPAVHSASVPLTIECHELPGEPITPVEGLALEYTPARVGDDWGPAWGTTWFRLTGAVPAEWAGRRVEALIDLGFDVNMTGFQCEALAYRPDGTPVKSLNPRNQWLPIADAAEGEELVEFFLEAAANPVLLDYHPFLPTQEGDILTSSKDKLYRARRMDLAVFEPEVFELALDLEVLFELQAELPATAPRRMRILQALDNALDELDLQRIVETAGDARAQLVEVLASPADASAHRISAIGHAHIDSAWLWPLRETVRKVARTSSSMVALLDEQPEFQYGMSSAQQYAWLKEHRPEVFERVKAAVAEGRFLPLGGMWVESDTVMPTGESLVRQFSHGQRFFEREFGIRSKGVWLPDSFGYSPALPQLMRRAGFEWFFTQKISWNQQNVFPHHTFLWEGIDGSQMFTHFPPMDTYNSQLSGMEVAKASRQFKENRVATRSIAPVGWGDGGGGTTREMVGRAARMNDLEGSARVEWEHPDTFFDAAKAELPNPAVWVGELYLELHRGTLTSQHGTKSRHRWAEHALVEAELWATTDAVRNGAAYPQEELDELWQQVLLHEFHDILPGTSIAWVHREAVSVLEDVIARARAISDGARRSLAGEGDRELVFSPVSVAGPAPLGATAPAASTDQVSLDTSGDHLVLENGLVTVRISNEGLIVSAVDRSTGREAVAEGQAANLLQLHQDFPNMWDAWDIDRYYRNRVTDLREVTGIRSRLVEGTAEVVIERAFSQSTVTQTLTLAPGERTLRIVNDIDWQETEKLLKLAFPLDVQASHTEAETQFGFQSRVTHTNTSWEAAKFETSMHRFVLVRENDFGVALVNDSIYGYDTTRDVDGDSVTTTVRLSLLRAPRFPDPDSDHGRHVISTGMVIGAGPAEATRAGIELNTPPTTVRGGQDVAPLFTLEGEGIIVSGVKLADDGSGDVIVRVYESLGRRTTGTITADFEHRELREATLIEDPLEDARIGGELFLRPFEVRTLRAVR